A window from Drosophila kikkawai strain 14028-0561.14 chromosome 2L, DkikHiC1v2, whole genome shotgun sequence encodes these proteins:
- the SCAP gene encoding sterol regulatory element-binding protein cleavage-activating protein codes for MAAATDGSARAAAAAASTSPRTAAAAASNGSGLAVKPPTAVSSSGIGSGAGTASSSPAGLPASVSHFYYKHGLFLSSYPTCASSIAFMAILLSCYPLINIPLPGTIPTKIVLPYDAGPLPPYYNHSSSTVAPPPFPPASGDPKTPTAGPELLLNASATDRIPPPVLPWAQSSPAFYVQQITLRASVLPWTERMQLMDAFRAPLYEVFKLLEIVRNHQSSENQRTLEHNCLHVENVKRGAHGQLGQIFPEYGCLLLSPANLWTQNAQNFTRDTNILNTIFQYHNLQKSKVSAAEMLFGLPMQDTGFKRYPLRARSRIIQYALTLVLKHNDVEYLETLKEKLLRHYPPLPVPSAYAEEPSTITYIFYPGEYRIWELVPYTVAFMLVFAYVYFSVRKIDVFRSRFLLALCSVFTTAGSLAMSLGLCFFFGLTISLQSKDIFPYLVILVGLENSLVITKSVVSMDETFDVKIRVAQALSKEGWHISKTLLTEITILTIGLATFVPVIQEFCIFAIVGLLSDFMLQMLLFSTILAMNIKRAEYTTEAKHLPKMMLSCTQGSVGRQDFRFFGAAATMPSTFVPGTFQRSQSHPKLCFADATGVGERSNLVSPGHSAVEQRIPKRIKIVNFWARTRFFQRAFMIWMIVWICSIVYNSGCLEQLFSMQSNGTMTATMELQRRLQAGRGAVSSFFEGWKAADGQRTVTPSATPSSAYSTPSDAPPPLTNDGNETGEELLRLRYPNFDLNYFLSNFHWSTVMKQYNVSLSGQYVTLLPSIRLSHAITPELAALLRNPQEQLQQNFQWKALAAALDPLDFNDDDVHRESPMVMPGGMPLVPKSPMEIFFAILLCCISIFVLCYTMVVFYRCICTRNYAEWRSSWHEFEAPHKQTEQILEGVPTQVAGHKHRIECLVSDGAYIISCCLKGQIRVWDARSGEQLASIARSDMQISQPRPDGQTLVRKLPVSPVWCLDYFDNLIAVGCANGRVELWESPAGVLKCAYQEDAKRNQGITHIHLNGDRVIVARLNGRLDFYRLETYYKGKQIDWGFTSAYRRTHVRTGSTGSLGLMQRCQQDVAPKTTKEEMKITLEGVRLAHQQPITCMQVANDMVFTGSQDHTLKVYCLNKADVEYTLHGHCGPVTCLFVDRWQPGTGGSGSQDGLLCVWDLFTGACMYNIQAHDGAVSCLACAPSYVISLGTDERICVWERFQGNLLTTINISNAYSSLLMLTPSLLVTSKMGSLIVWDVRTGQPAREVKLDFANRQLCPKIMMLACDSVICDYGNEIRVVRFPIVADKCH; via the exons CTATCCATTAATCAACATACCGCTGCCCGGGACAATACCCACCAAGATTGTGCTGCCCTATGATGCCGGCCCTCTGCCGCCATACTACAATCACAGTAGCTCCACCGTTGCTCCGCCGCCTTTTCCGCCAGCCTCCGGCGATCCCAAGACCCCGACCGCTGGACCCGAGCTTCTTCTCAATGCGAGTGCCACAGACCGCATACCGCCGCCAGTGTTACCCTGGGCACAGAGCAGCCCTGCGTTCTACGTCCAGCAGATAACTCTGCGCGCAAGCGTTCTGCCCTGGACCGAGAGGATGCAACTGATGGACGCGTTTCGTGCGCCGCTCTATGAAGTTTTTAAATTGCTCGAAATTGTGAGAAATCACCAGAGCAGCGAGAA CCAACGCACCCTAGAACATAACTGCTTGCATGTGGAGAACGTGAAGCGGGGGGCCCACGGACAATTGGGACAGATCTTTCCAGAGTACGGATGCCTGCTGCTCTCGCCGGCCAACCTGTGGACGCAAAACGCCCAGAACTTCACCAGGGACACGAATATTCTGAACACGATATTCCAGTATCAT AACctacaaaaatcaaaagtaTCGGCTGCGGAAATGCTTTTTGGCCTGCCCATGCAGGACACGGGCTTTAAGCGCTATCCCTTACGGGCTCGCTCACGGATTATCCAGTACGCCCTGACGCTCGTACTCAAGCACAACGATGTGGAATATTTGGAAACTCTAAAGGAGAAACTACTCCGTCACTACCCGCCGCTGCCCGTGCCATCTGCCTACGCGGAGGAGCCGTCCACAATAACCTACATTTTCTACCCGGGCGAATACAGGATATGGGAACTGGTACCGTACACAGTGGCATTTATGTTGGTGTTCGCCTACGTCTACTTCTCAGTGCGCAAGATCGACGTGTTCCGCTCCCGCTTCCTGCTGGCCCTGTGTAGTGTCTTTACCACAGCCGGGAGCCTGGCCATGTCCTTGGGACTCTGCTTTTTCTTCGGCCTGACGATATCGCTGCAGTCGAAGGACATATTCCCGTACCTGGTCATCCTTGTGGGACTGGAGAACAGCTTGGTGATCACGAAGAGTGTTGTGTCCATGGACGAGACTTTCGATGTGAAGATCCGCGTGGCACAGGCCTTAAGCAAGGAGGGCTGGCACATCTCAAAGACGCTGCTAACGGAGATCACTATTTTAACTATTGGCCTCGCCACCTTCGTGCCCGTCATCCAGGAGTTCTGCATATTCGCAATTGTCGGCTTGCTCTCAGATTTCATGCTGCAGATGCTCCTGTTCTCGACCATTTTGGCCATGAACATAAAGAGGGCCGAGTACACAACGGAAGCAAAGCATCTCCCAAAGATGATGCTGAGCTGTACCCAAGGTAGTGTTGGGCGACAGGACTTTCGCTTCTTCGGGGCCGCTGCGACGATGCCTTCAACCTTTGTCCCGGGTACCTTCCAGCGCTCCCAGTCGCATCCGAAGCTCTGCTTTGCCGATGCCACTGGTGTTGGCGAGCGGTCAAACCTAGTCAGCCCCGGACACTCGGCAGTGGAGCAGCGTATTCCAAAGCGCATAAAGATCGTGAACTTCTGGGCACGAACCCGGTTCTTTCAGCGTGCCTTTATGATCTGGATGATTGTGTGGATCTGCTCCATAGTATACAACTCAGGCTGTCTGGAGCAATTGTTCAGCATGCAGAGCAATGGAACGATGACAGCCACTATGGAGCTGCAGCGGCGCCTACAGGCGGGACGCGGAGCTGTCAGCAGCTTCTTTGAGGGCTGGAAGGCGGCAGACGGACAGAGAACGGTGACGCCGAGTGCCACACCTAGCAGCGCCTACTCCACACCAAGCGATGCACCTCCCCCCCTCACGAATGATGGAAACGAGACGGGCGAGGAACTGCTGCGCCTGCGCTACCCCAACTTCGACCTCAACTATTTCCTTTCGAACTTTCACTGGTCCACAGTAATGAAGCAGTACAACGTCTCCCTGAGTGGCCAGTACGTTACCCTGCTGCCCAGCATTCGGCTGAGCCACGCAATCACCCCAGAGCTGGCTGCCCTGCTCCGCAATCCGCAAGAGCAACTGCAGCAAAACTTTCAATGGAAGGCTTTGGCGGCTGCCCTCGATCCGTTGGACTTTAACGACGATGATGTGCATCGAGAGTCGCCGATGGTTATGCCGGGCGGAATGCCGCTGGTGCCGAAGAGTCCAATGGAAATATTCTTCGCCATTCTGCTGTGCTGCATCAGCATCTTCGTGCTCTGCTACACAATGGTTGTCTTCTACCGCTGCATCTGCACCAGAAACTATGCCGAGTGGCGATCCAGCTGGCACGAGTTCGAGGCGCCTCACAAGCAGACGGAGCAAATTCTTGAGGGCGTGCCGACGCAAGTCGCTGGCCACAAGCACCGCATCGAGTGCCTGGTCTCCGACGGGGCTTACATCATTAGCTGCTGCCTCAAAGGCCAAATCCGCGTTTGGGATGCGCGCAGTGGGGAGCAGTTGGCAAGCATCGCCCGGTCCGACATGCAGATCTCGCAGCCACGGCCGGACGGGCAGACTTTGGTGCGAAAGCTACCTGTGTCGCCGGTCTGGTGTTTGGACTACTTTGACAATCTCATAGCAGTCGGCTGCGCCAACGGGCGCGTAGAGTTGTGGGAATCACCGGCCGGCGTACTGAAGTGCGCCTACCAAGAGGACGCCAAGCGCAACCAAGGCATCACCCACATTCACCTAAATGGAGACCGGGTGATTGTGGCGCGTCTAAACGGACGCCTGGACTTCTATCGTTTGGAGACGTACTACAAGGGCAAACAGATCGACTGGGGCTTCACCTCCGCCTATAGACGCA CTCACGTCCGGACCGGATCCACTGGCAGTCTGGGGCTGATGCAGCGCTGCCAGCAGGATGTGGCGCCTAAGACCACCAAGGAAGAGATGAAAATCACCTTGGAGGGCGTACGGCTGGCACACCAGCAACCTATTACATGCATGCAGGTTGCCAACGACATGGTTTTCACCGGCAGTCAGGATCACACACTTAAG GTGTACTGTCTCAACAAGGCGGATGTGGAGTATACGCTTCACGGACACTGCGGACCCGTTACCTGCCTCTTTGTCGACCGGTGGCAACCGGGTACCGGAGGCTCCGGTTCGCAGGACGGCCTGCTCTGCGTCTGGGATCTGTTCACGGGCGCCTGTATGTACAACATTCAGGCCCACGACGGTGCCGTCAGCTGCCTTGCCTGCGCTCCGAGCTACGTCATCTCTTTGGGGACGGACGAGCGGATCTGCGTGTGGGAGCGGTTCCAGGGCAACCTGCTGACCACCATCAACATCTCCAATGCCTACTCGAGCCTACTAATGCTGACTCCGTCTCTGTTGGTGACCAGCAAAATGG GCTCTCTCATCGTGTGGGATGTGCGCACGGGCCAGCCGGCTCGCGAGGTCAAACTGGACTTTGCCAATCGACAGCTGTGCCCAAAAATCATGATGCTTGCCTGCGATTCCGTCATTTGCGACTACGGCAATGAGATCCGCGTCGTGCGCTTTCCCATAGTTGCCGACAAGTGCCACTGA